A genome region from Dolichospermum compactum NIES-806 includes the following:
- the gatC gene encoding Asp-tRNA(Asn)/Glu-tRNA(Gln) amidotransferase subunit GatC: MIDSEQVRKVANLARLELTADEEAQFTTQLGGILDYIEQLNQLDVTNVAPTTRAIDVSNVTREDILQPYPEREAILNSAPQQEGDFFRVPKILNAD, translated from the coding sequence ATGATTGATAGTGAACAAGTTCGTAAAGTTGCTAATCTCGCTCGTTTAGAATTAACAGCAGACGAAGAAGCACAATTTACCACTCAACTGGGCGGTATTCTAGACTATATAGAACAACTCAACCAACTGGATGTCACTAATGTAGCACCGACAACTAGAGCCATTGATGTTAGCAACGTCACTAGAGAAGATATTCTCCAACCCTATCCCGAACGAGAAGCAATCCTCAACAGTGCGCCTCAACAAGAAGGAGATTTTTTCCGAGTTCCCAAAATTCTTAATGCTGATTAG
- a CDS encoding glycosyltransferase — MTHYGLMCPASTGHWNTILPLGKELQQRGHRVTLIGIPDAQPKAQAAGLEFRVIGESECPLGSTEASMAKLGELSGQEALKYTISIFRDMTNITFRDAPTVIKDAGIEALLIDQTMSYGGTIADVSGLPFITICSAVVLNREPSVPPFMTDWSYSPAWWAKLRNKLGYQLLNRATQPITELIDNYRREKNLPAYSSPNQRYSQLAQISQQPAELEFPRQNLPDWFHFTGPYHSAIGREVADFPFDKLTGQPLIYASMGTLQNRLLPVFQKIAAACQELDVQLVISLGGSANPEVLQGIPGNPLVVRYAPQLQLLEKADLTITHAGLNTTLECLTNGVPMVAIPVANDQPGVASRIVWSGCGEAIPVKKVNVDNLRTAIKKVLTEDSYRKNALRLRAAIKKAGGTKRAIDIVEQAVSTGKPVLNQ; from the coding sequence ATGACTCATTATGGCTTAATGTGTCCTGCATCTACCGGACACTGGAACACAATACTACCTTTGGGAAAAGAATTACAACAGCGTGGACATCGTGTTACCTTAATTGGTATTCCTGATGCCCAACCCAAGGCACAAGCAGCCGGTTTAGAATTTCGAGTTATTGGTGAATCGGAATGTCCCCTGGGTTCAACGGAAGCATCTATGGCTAAGTTAGGAGAGTTAAGCGGACAGGAAGCACTAAAATATACGATCTCTATTTTTAGAGATATGACTAATATTACGTTCAGGGATGCCCCAACTGTTATCAAAGACGCAGGTATAGAAGCACTATTAATAGATCAAACTATGTCATATGGAGGGACTATTGCAGATGTTTCTGGTCTTCCCTTTATTACTATTTGTAGTGCTGTAGTTTTAAATCGAGAGCCAAGTGTTCCCCCTTTCATGACAGATTGGTCTTATAGCCCAGCTTGGTGGGCAAAACTGCGTAACAAATTAGGTTATCAATTATTAAATCGAGCTACTCAACCTATCACAGAATTAATAGACAACTATCGTCGAGAGAAAAATTTACCTGCATACTCTAGCCCAAATCAACGCTATTCTCAATTAGCTCAAATCAGTCAACAACCTGCGGAATTAGAATTTCCTCGGCAAAATTTACCTGATTGGTTTCATTTTACAGGACCATATCATAGTGCAATTGGTCGGGAAGTTGCTGATTTTCCTTTTGATAAATTAACAGGACAACCTTTAATTTATGCTTCTATGGGAACTTTACAAAATCGGTTATTACCAGTTTTCCAAAAAATTGCCGCAGCCTGTCAAGAGTTGGATGTACAATTAGTAATCTCTTTGGGTGGTTCGGCTAATCCTGAAGTTCTCCAAGGAATACCAGGAAATCCTTTAGTAGTTCGTTATGCACCACAATTACAATTATTAGAAAAAGCAGATTTAACTATTACTCATGCAGGATTAAATACCACATTGGAATGTTTAACAAATGGTGTACCAATGGTAGCTATTCCTGTTGCTAATGATCAACCAGGAGTAGCTTCTCGTATAGTTTGGTCAGGATGTGGGGAAGCTATTCCTGTGAAAAAAGTTAATGTTGATAATTTACGGACTGCTATTAAAAAAGTATTGACAGAAGATAGTTATAGAAAAAATGCTTTGCGGTTACGAGCAGCAATTAAAAAAGCAGGGGGAACAAAGCGAGCAATTGATATTGTGGAACAGGCTGTATCTACTGGTAAGCCTGTTTTAAATCAATAA
- a CDS encoding TspO/MBR family protein has protein sequence MIKSWMIIGTIAFLVGFAGNWITPNQSQWFRHLQRPKWLTFESAIPLIWTIIFICGAWSAYIIWEHSPNTDITRLMMGLYLLLEIFTIAYSPVMIRLRSLIAGTIIGGTGLLICILITLAVLSVSFWAALLLLPYLIWSPIGTYTTWQMSRLNPQDA, from the coding sequence ATGATTAAATCTTGGATGATAATTGGCACTATAGCATTCTTAGTAGGCTTCGCTGGTAACTGGATTACACCCAACCAGAGTCAATGGTTTCGGCATTTACAAAGACCGAAATGGTTAACCTTTGAATCAGCAATTCCTCTGATTTGGACTATAATTTTTATCTGTGGTGCTTGGTCAGCTTATATTATTTGGGAACACAGCCCAAATACCGATATAACTCGCTTAATGATGGGTTTATACCTACTTCTAGAGATATTTACCATAGCTTATAGCCCAGTAATGATCCGTCTTCGCAGTCTTATCGCTGGTACAATCATTGGTGGTACAGGTCTACTAATTTGTATATTAATCACCCTTGCAGTCTTATCTGTATCGTTCTGGGCAGCATTACTATTATTACCTTATTTAATTTGGAGTCCCATAGGTACATACACCACATGGCAAATGAGTCGTCTTAATCCACAAGATGCTTAA
- a CDS encoding sterol desaturase family protein: MFPTLKQFGILTVFMFFVLSTRYLTVSSVLYWLLWVRRPPSWEVRRLHDMNKRKSKMKSEIKWSLFSCLIFALPSAFMIEMINLGYTKVYLNFMDYGLFYLPLSLFIYLILHDTYFYWTHRWLHIPSIYRRFHQVHHESINPTPWTSFSFDPVESMMQAIIIPVMVFIIPIHISMVGLLLTLMTIFGVVNHTGYEVYPYSWIRGFWGKHWITPTHHTIHHHKFNCNYGLYFRFWDKLMNTDIMVKTQINADKRR; this comes from the coding sequence ATGTTCCCTACTCTGAAGCAATTTGGTATTTTAACTGTATTTATGTTTTTTGTTCTTTCGACAAGATACCTAACTGTATCTTCGGTTCTCTATTGGTTGCTTTGGGTTCGTCGTCCCCCATCTTGGGAGGTTCGTCGTCTCCATGATATGAACAAACGCAAGAGCAAAATGAAAAGTGAAATCAAGTGGTCTCTTTTTTCCTGTTTAATTTTTGCATTACCAAGTGCTTTTATGATCGAAATGATCAACTTGGGATATACCAAGGTTTACTTAAATTTTATGGATTATGGTTTGTTTTATTTACCTTTGAGCTTATTTATATATTTAATTCTCCACGACACTTATTTTTATTGGACTCATCGCTGGTTGCATATTCCTAGTATATATCGCCGCTTTCATCAAGTCCATCACGAATCTATCAACCCTACACCCTGGACTTCTTTTTCTTTTGATCCTGTTGAGAGTATGATGCAGGCAATTATCATTCCTGTGATGGTTTTTATTATTCCCATTCACATTAGTATGGTGGGATTATTACTAACGTTAATGACGATATTTGGTGTTGTCAATCATACGGGTTATGAAGTTTATCCATATTCATGGATACGTGGTTTTTGGGGTAAACATTGGATTACACCAACGCACCATACTATTCATCATCACAAGTTTAATTGTAACTATGGTCTTTATTTTCGGTTTTGGGATAAATTAATGAACACCGATATAATGGTCAAAACGCAGATAAACGCAGATAAACGCAGATAA
- a CDS encoding ABC transporter permease subunit, giving the protein MLLNFIDRVGELNPQLFRELRGRFKPFNLIISMGSSLLLQLIVFIFQFREFPDENYYLRATYCTLREVYQNQEQELYKQQNLLNQKITNYQQIQLSDNTIIPNLDAKLQQVNTELADLQNYLSKNICPLDKIDWELWWRDHWEYTFLTFSVIFIFTLLVGGTYLLISDLAKEEQRGTLNFIRLSPQSETSILTGKIIGVPSLIYLFVLTAIPLHLWAGHSAKIALSYIFSYYAVIAASCLFFYSTALIFGLVSRWFGNFQPWLGSGAVLVFLLMTMTMVSSSRDFNNSLTWIRFFSPWDITNYLFPNLFRSYKDSSISQLQFFYLPIGKNFLTLVSFHLVNYGICSYGIWQAMKRCFRNTDSTILSKKQSYLFIAFTQVMFLGLTIGAVENKSDIGIIILMALLNFALVLILTIVLSPQRQTIQDWARYRHQNHRDKSILQDLVFGEKSPAIVAIAINLLIATIPIIIWILFSPTNFYNGSVDKNKVILAMVLAFTLMLMYATIAQLMLLMKHPKRYVWTVGTIGVAMFLPSIVLAVLGVSPSKHPILWLFSTCPWAAIEYTRTTTILLALLAEITVVALLNFQLNRQVKVLGESATKALLTGR; this is encoded by the coding sequence ATGTTACTAAATTTCATAGACAGAGTTGGAGAATTAAATCCCCAGTTATTTCGAGAACTAAGAGGCAGATTCAAACCCTTTAACCTGATCATATCTATGGGTTCTTCCTTACTACTACAACTCATAGTTTTCATATTTCAATTCCGAGAATTTCCCGATGAAAACTACTATCTCCGAGCAACCTACTGCACTTTGCGAGAAGTATACCAAAATCAGGAACAAGAACTCTATAAACAACAAAACTTACTCAACCAAAAAATAACTAACTATCAGCAAATTCAACTATCAGATAATACCATAATTCCCAACTTAGATGCTAAACTTCAGCAAGTTAACACTGAACTAGCTGACCTTCAAAATTATTTATCTAAAAATATTTGTCCTTTAGATAAAATAGACTGGGAATTATGGTGGCGAGATCATTGGGAATATACATTTTTAACATTTAGTGTAATTTTCATTTTTACCCTCTTAGTTGGCGGAACTTATTTATTAATTAGTGATTTAGCCAAAGAAGAACAACGAGGAACATTGAACTTTATTCGCCTTAGTCCCCAGTCAGAAACCAGCATTTTAACTGGAAAAATTATCGGAGTCCCTAGTTTAATCTATCTTTTTGTCCTCACAGCCATTCCTTTACATTTGTGGGCTGGACATTCTGCTAAAATCGCCTTGAGTTACATTTTTAGTTATTATGCTGTGATTGCCGCAAGTTGTCTATTCTTCTACAGTACAGCCCTAATTTTCGGTTTAGTGAGTCGTTGGTTCGGTAACTTTCAACCTTGGTTAGGTAGCGGTGCTGTACTTGTGTTTTTGTTGATGACAATGACAATGGTATCATCTTCTAGAGACTTCAATAATTCCTTAACTTGGATTAGATTTTTTAGCCCCTGGGATATCACCAATTATCTATTTCCTAATCTGTTTCGTTCCTATAAAGATTCATCAATCAGCCAACTACAATTTTTCTACTTACCAATAGGAAAAAATTTCCTTACCTTAGTCAGCTTTCATTTAGTTAATTACGGAATTTGTTCCTACGGTATTTGGCAAGCAATGAAACGCTGCTTTCGGAATACAGATAGCACAATATTGAGTAAAAAACAAAGTTATTTATTTATAGCCTTTACTCAGGTAATGTTTTTGGGATTGACTATAGGTGCAGTTGAGAACAAATCAGATATAGGGATTATAATTCTCATGGCTTTACTTAATTTTGCCCTAGTTCTAATTTTAACTATTGTGCTTTCACCTCAGCGGCAAACTATCCAAGATTGGGCAAGATATAGACACCAAAATCATCGAGATAAATCTATATTACAAGATTTAGTATTTGGTGAAAAAAGCCCAGCCATTGTTGCCATAGCAATTAATCTATTAATTGCCACCATACCGATCATAATCTGGATTTTGTTCTCACCTACTAATTTTTATAATGGTAGTGTTGATAAGAATAAAGTCATATTAGCTATGGTTTTAGCTTTCACACTGATGTTAATGTATGCCACAATTGCTCAATTGATGCTACTCATGAAACATCCCAAGCGTTATGTATGGACAGTGGGAACTATTGGTGTAGCAATGTTTTTACCATCAATTGTTCTTGCCGTTTTGGGTGTTAGTCCTTCAAAACATCCCATTTTGTGGTTATTTTCTACCTGTCCTTGGGCAGCTATAGAATATACTCGGACGACAACAATTTTGCTGGCACTTTTGGCTGAGATAACAGTTGTAGCTTTGTTAAATTTCCAATTAAATCGCCAAGTCAAAGTTTTAGGAGAATCCGCAACCAAAGCACTATTAACGGGACGATAA
- a CDS encoding TolB family protein — translation MKTFTPGFWLQKSIYWSLIFGLASLLISCSADNIPLGVTSLNSRYTEEQPAISGNGRFLAFVSNRSRYQQLLLYDLENQSFIPTPTLNRQSVIVESPSLSYTGRYICYITSDQGRPVVALYDRASQQSQVLTPTYRGWVRNPSISPDGRYIAFESSSRGQWDIEVLDRGPTIELDIPNGARVSTKN, via the coding sequence GTGAAAACATTTACACCTGGCTTCTGGCTCCAAAAGTCAATTTATTGGAGCCTAATTTTTGGTTTGGCGAGTTTGCTGATATCTTGTAGCGCTGATAATATTCCTTTGGGAGTTACTTCTCTGAATAGCCGATATACTGAAGAACAACCTGCTATCAGTGGTAATGGACGTTTTTTGGCTTTTGTCTCCAATCGTTCTCGTTATCAGCAGTTGTTATTATACGATTTAGAAAATCAAAGTTTTATTCCTACACCGACCTTAAACAGACAATCGGTAATTGTAGAAAGTCCTAGCTTAAGTTATACAGGACGTTATATTTGTTATATTACTAGTGATCAAGGTAGACCTGTTGTTGCACTTTACGATCGCGCTTCCCAACAATCACAAGTTCTGACCCCTACTTATCGTGGTTGGGTGAGAAATCCTAGTATCAGTCCTGATGGGCGTTATATTGCGTTTGAATCCTCTAGTCGTGGACAATGGGATATTGAAGTTCTTGATAGAGGTCCAACTATTGAGTTAGATATTCCTAATGGTGCAAGGGTGTCAACTAAAAATTGA
- a CDS encoding photosystem I assembly protein Ycf3, with protein sequence MPRTQKNDNFVDKSFTVMADIILKILPTNKKAKEAFVYYRDGMSAQAEGEYAEALDYYTEALEMEEDSNDRSYILYNMGLIYASNGDHNKALEYYHQAIELNPQLPQALNNIAVIYHFQGERAKEAGDNDGGEALLDQAADYWIRAIRMAPNNYIEAQNWIKTTGRSQIDVFF encoded by the coding sequence ATGCCAAGAACACAGAAAAACGATAACTTTGTTGACAAATCCTTTACCGTCATGGCAGATATCATCCTCAAGATATTGCCAACCAACAAAAAAGCCAAAGAAGCCTTTGTTTATTATCGAGATGGAATGTCCGCACAGGCAGAAGGTGAATATGCTGAAGCGTTAGACTACTATACAGAAGCGTTAGAAATGGAGGAAGACTCTAATGATCGGAGTTATATTCTCTATAATATGGGTTTAATCTATGCCAGTAACGGCGATCATAATAAGGCTTTAGAGTATTATCATCAGGCCATTGAATTAAATCCACAATTACCCCAAGCCTTGAATAATATTGCCGTGATTTATCATTTTCAAGGTGAGAGAGCTAAGGAAGCAGGGGATAATGACGGTGGTGAAGCATTACTTGATCAAGCGGCTGATTATTGGATTAGAGCGATTCGTATGGCTCCCAATAACTATATTGAAGCTCAGAACTGGATAAAAACCACCGGGCGATCGCAAATTGACGTATTCTTTTAA
- a CDS encoding FkbM family methyltransferase: MKKMILPNNLDLFYLSKAETEFIYKEIFIEKEYLKHGITINDKDCIFDVGANIGLFSIFLSTLQKQFNIFAFEPVKPIFEVLKANVNLHSVPNISIYNHGLGTENISAKTFTFYPNMAGNSTSKPWEKVNQRAVMNTALNQDIVDCFFQSQEVKCEIKTLSSVINSLAIKTIHLLKIDVEGEEYEVLNGINQSDWNKIQQIVLEVQDTEGRISKIQTLLENQGFRIIIDPNNMIPSTLKMFNMYAIRA, from the coding sequence ATGAAAAAGATGATTCTACCCAACAATCTAGATTTATTCTATCTTAGTAAAGCAGAAACAGAATTTATATATAAAGAAATTTTTATTGAAAAAGAATATTTAAAACATGGTATAACTATAAATGATAAAGACTGCATTTTTGATGTTGGTGCTAACATTGGATTATTTTCTATATTTTTGAGTACATTGCAAAAGCAATTTAACATATTTGCTTTTGAACCAGTAAAGCCAATATTTGAGGTTCTAAAAGCTAATGTTAACCTTCATTCTGTTCCTAATATATCTATATACAATCATGGGTTAGGCACTGAAAATATTTCTGCAAAGACATTTACTTTTTACCCAAATATGGCTGGTAATTCAACAAGCAAACCTTGGGAAAAAGTAAATCAAAGAGCAGTTATGAATACGGCTCTAAATCAAGATATAGTTGATTGTTTTTTTCAGAGTCAGGAAGTAAAATGCGAAATAAAAACATTATCTTCTGTAATTAATTCATTAGCCATTAAAACTATACATTTATTAAAAATAGATGTAGAAGGAGAAGAATATGAAGTTTTAAATGGCATTAATCAAAGTGATTGGAACAAAATTCAACAAATTGTTCTGGAAGTGCAAGATACAGAAGGAAGAATAAGTAAAATACAAACTCTTCTTGAAAATCAAGGTTTTAGGATTATAATAGATCCCAATAATATGATCCCGTCTACACTCAAGATGTTCAATATGTATGCTATTCGAGCTTGA
- the tnpC gene encoding IS66 family transposase, translated as MALLSGVYRHSHRMVQSAMAEVFGISISLATVNKLRLEASNAVASCVDEAKEYIQNAQVVGADETSFNQGNIDGFNPEQRKAWLWVAVTPLVTFFEIALTRCTLKAKNLLGENFRGILNSDRHGAYNWVSLERRQLCWAHLRREFIKISERTGVSAELGTALVKQQEKLFELWHRVRDGTLSRSEFTEMVVEIRASIKATLLEADNYEITSREKTPLAKTVRTCRQLLKVESAMWLFVTTVGVEPTNNAAERAIRPAVIWRRTSFGSQTQAGSVFVARMLTVVTSLKSQQRNVLEFMTQAVLAARGSTTVPSLLPQVTADSDDSDLLKAA; from the coding sequence GTGGCATTGCTAAGTGGAGTCTATCGCCACAGTCACAGAATGGTACAAAGTGCGATGGCAGAAGTGTTTGGAATTTCAATATCGTTGGCAACAGTCAACAAACTCAGACTAGAAGCAAGTAACGCAGTGGCAAGTTGTGTAGATGAAGCCAAAGAATATATCCAAAATGCCCAAGTTGTTGGAGCAGATGAAACCAGCTTTAATCAAGGAAACATTGACGGGTTTAATCCTGAACAGAGGAAAGCTTGGCTATGGGTTGCAGTCACACCTCTGGTAACATTTTTTGAAATTGCTCTGACCCGTTGCACCCTCAAGGCAAAGAATTTATTGGGTGAAAACTTCAGGGGCATTTTGAACTCCGACCGTCATGGTGCTTACAACTGGGTCAGCTTGGAACGTCGGCAATTATGTTGGGCGCATCTGCGACGGGAATTTATCAAAATCTCGGAACGAACTGGAGTATCGGCAGAATTGGGAACTGCACTGGTCAAACAGCAAGAGAAGTTGTTTGAACTTTGGCATCGAGTTAGAGATGGTACTTTAAGTCGGAGTGAGTTTACTGAGATGGTGGTTGAGATTCGTGCATCCATCAAAGCAACTTTACTCGAAGCTGATAACTACGAAATTACATCACGGGAAAAAACACCCCTAGCAAAAACAGTACGCACTTGTCGTCAATTACTCAAAGTTGAGTCGGCGATGTGGTTATTTGTGACAACTGTTGGTGTTGAACCCACTAATAATGCCGCAGAACGAGCTATTCGTCCTGCTGTGATTTGGCGGCGGACTAGTTTTGGCTCTCAAACTCAGGCTGGTAGTGTTTTTGTGGCTCGGATGTTAACTGTGGTAACAAGCCTCAAGTCCCAACAGCGTAATGTTTTGGAGTTTATGACGCAGGCTGTTCTTGCTGCTCGTGGTTCTACCACTGTGCCTTCTTTGCTTCCACAAGTTACTGCTGATTCTGATGATTCTGACTTGTTGAAAGCTGCTTAA
- the psbX gene encoding photosystem II reaction center X protein produces the protein MTPSLANFLWSLVWGTAIVVIPATIGLIFISQKDKIQRF, from the coding sequence ATGACACCCTCTTTAGCAAATTTTCTTTGGAGTCTCGTTTGGGGTACTGCGATCGTCGTTATCCCTGCTACCATTGGTCTAATTTTCATTAGCCAAAAAGATAAAATCCAACGTTTTTAA
- a CDS encoding Ycf66 family protein — protein MVNLGLNSASVLAQVNFGANSASILGIFLAVAGAALYFLRSVRPELSRDQDIFFAAVGLLCGFILVFQGWRLDPILQFGQLLLVGSTVFFAVESIRLRSIATQQAKRNTPIVDDEREVSRKYSYSERRNYQAEMDADLEPLPYEEDEEAPQRPRIRGSRDERSTRDDYYEDQPPRSSPNPRNREKPESPERKRRNNSGRSVSRPSEGYEDENWGSTPKPVDDWETSNSQDAVRKPARRNNTGNNRPQRPESREDDITPTPRPRKRRPPKDSVAPRRQDDDEAIPTEYFPYNPINKPNNEPDNSDFNDDI, from the coding sequence ATGGTTAATTTGGGGCTGAACTCAGCCAGTGTTTTGGCTCAGGTAAATTTTGGAGCAAACTCAGCCAGTATTCTAGGAATTTTCCTAGCTGTAGCTGGAGCAGCATTGTACTTTCTTCGTTCTGTCCGCCCAGAACTGTCCAGAGATCAAGACATATTTTTTGCAGCGGTAGGCTTGTTGTGCGGCTTTATTCTCGTATTTCAAGGATGGCGACTTGATCCAATTTTGCAATTTGGTCAATTGCTTTTGGTAGGTTCTACAGTATTTTTTGCTGTCGAAAGTATTCGTCTGCGAAGTATCGCTACTCAACAAGCAAAACGAAATACTCCCATTGTGGACGATGAGCGCGAGGTTAGCAGGAAATATTCTTATTCTGAGCGGCGCAACTATCAAGCTGAGATGGATGCGGATTTAGAACCGCTACCGTATGAAGAAGACGAAGAAGCCCCTCAGCGCCCTAGAATTCGCGGTAGTCGAGATGAACGTTCTACTCGTGATGACTATTACGAAGATCAGCCACCACGCAGTTCGCCAAACCCACGAAACAGGGAAAAACCAGAATCACCTGAAAGAAAGCGTCGTAACAATTCTGGGCGTTCAGTCAGTCGTCCCAGTGAGGGTTATGAAGATGAAAATTGGGGTTCTACTCCCAAACCAGTTGACGATTGGGAAACTTCAAATTCCCAAGATGCAGTGAGAAAACCAGCACGTCGCAATAATACTGGCAATAATCGCCCTCAACGCCCAGAAAGTCGTGAGGATGATATTACCCCTACTCCTAGACCAAGAAAACGTCGTCCACCTAAAGATTCAGTTGCTCCTAGAAGACAGGATGATGATGAAGCTATCCCAACCGAATATTTTCCTTACAATCCCATTAACAAGCCAAATAACGAGCCAGATAATTCGGATTTTAATGATGACATTTAA
- a CDS encoding ABC transporter ATP-binding protein, with product MVKEIAIRTTGLTKQFERHIAVNDVDLEIHTGEVYGLIGPNGAGKTTLIRMLATAEEPTTGEIYINGVRVAASSEHRLESNQNNLKLKRRLGYLPDDYPLYEDLTVWDYLDYFARLYRLQGKRRTQRLHEVLELIQLGNKRHSMISTLSRGMKQRLSLARTIIHEPILLLLDEPVSGLDPIARMQFREIIKALQEAGMTILISSHVLSDLAELCTSVGIMELGFLVESSSLKHLYQRLSRQQIFITTLGNIDILVSELKNHPLVEEWELILSRNSVRVNFSGKPEDSADLLRSLVSAGIPLTEFHCTQEDLETIFLKLGHKQAS from the coding sequence ATGGTAAAAGAAATAGCAATTCGCACCACTGGACTCACTAAGCAATTTGAAAGACATATTGCTGTCAATGATGTTGACTTAGAAATCCATACGGGTGAAGTTTACGGATTAATTGGTCCTAATGGTGCAGGTAAAACCACCCTAATTCGGATGTTGGCCACTGCTGAAGAACCCACTACGGGGGAGATTTATATTAATGGCGTTCGCGTAGCGGCTTCTTCAGAGCATCGCTTAGAGTCAAATCAAAACAACCTAAAACTTAAACGTCGTCTTGGTTATTTACCTGATGACTACCCACTGTATGAAGATTTGACAGTTTGGGACTATTTAGATTATTTTGCCCGATTGTATCGCTTACAAGGAAAGCGCCGTACCCAACGTCTCCACGAAGTTTTAGAACTGATTCAACTGGGTAATAAACGCCATAGTATGATTTCTACCCTTTCACGGGGGATGAAGCAGCGTTTAAGTTTAGCTCGTACTATCATTCATGAACCAATTTTACTACTTTTAGATGAACCTGTTTCGGGACTCGATCCCATTGCGCGGATGCAGTTCCGGGAAATCATTAAAGCTTTGCAAGAAGCCGGCATGACAATTTTAATTTCTTCTCATGTGCTTAGTGACTTAGCAGAGTTATGTACATCCGTAGGAATTATGGAATTAGGTTTTTTAGTGGAAAGTTCTTCACTCAAACATCTCTATCAACGTCTTTCCCGACAGCAGATTTTTATCACCACTTTGGGCAATATAGATATATTAGTTAGTGAATTAAAAAATCATCCCTTAGTGGAAGAATGGGAATTAATACTTAGTCGAAATAGTGTGCGAGTAAATTTTTCCGGTAAACCAGAAGATTCGGCTGATTTATTGCGATCGCTTGTCAGTGCAGGAATTCCCTTAACAGAGTTTCATTGTACCCAAGAAGACCTAGAAACTATTTTCCTCAAATTAGGTCATAAACAAGCGTCATAG